The sequence below is a genomic window from Chloroflexota bacterium.
CAGCTTGCTCTTGAACGGCAGAATGGCCTTGAACGCGGCGCACGTCTGCGGCGCGGCGGCTTCTTCCATGCGCGCCTTGAATGTCAAATCAGCGACCTGGATACGAATGGTGGTCATCAGTTCTGTTCCTTTTTGGTGATAGCTGGTGGGTGGGTACAATGCGTCGCATCGTGTGCCATGCGCATGAGCATCACGTCACGCGCAGTAGGGGCGCATCGTGATGCGCCCGCCGCATTCGCGCACCATACAACATTTCAGGCCATCGGGGAGACTGCCTGGTTGCCGGCTTGCGCCGGCATGACGTTGTGTCTCGCCGGTATGGGCGCTACGCAACTCGACCAAATGCAGGGCATCGTATGGACGCGATCCCAGCGCAACAGCTTTCAGAGGCGAGAAGAATGGGCGCGCACCACCACCCGCAAGCCGAGGACGTCGTTGTTGAGGTCGGGCAGGGGGTTGTAGCGGTACGCGCAGCGGACGAGCCTCTGATTGTCGCCGAACGACCCGCCGCGAATCACACGCGTCTCCAGGCCGCCAATCTCATTCAACGCATCTGAACGATAGTTATTATAGTCAGCCTGCCATTTTGTCAAGCACCACTCCCACACATTGCCAGACAGTTCTTCACAACCATAGGGGCTCGCGCCGGTCGGAAAGCAGCCGACCGCGCTGGTCGTGCCAATGGCGGTGTCGCTATAGTTCGCCCGGTTGGCATCCGGCGCGTTGCCCCACGGATAGACGCGCGCGCGCTGCGGGTTGGCGGCCATGGCCGGGCGCGTGAAGTCGCCCAATGCGGTCGGCTCGACAAGCCGATGCGCTCCTGCGCTCGGAATCCGATGTCCGCCACGCGCCGCTTTTTCCCATTCCTCTTCGCTTGGCAGTGCGGCCTCCAATCCGCGCGATCGCAACGCCAACGCGTCGGTCAGCCAGCGCGTAAACGCCAGCGCCTCGTACCAGCCGATGCCAACCACCGGGTGGTTCGGCAGATCGTACGGCGTGCCGTAGCCGCGCGGGCCGTCAAACCACTCAAGCTGATCGCGCTTCACTTTGCCTTGGTCGTCCAGCACATACCAACCTTTGCCGGCGCGGCCGTCACGCCAGAGGCCGGCAGCCTCGGCCTCGAACCAGTACGCCCGGTTCGCGTAGCCGCCCGCCGTACAGAATTGCGCGTACTGCGCATTGGTGACCGGGAAGCGGCCAATCCAGTAGTCGTGCGGAATGTCCACGCTGCGGCGCGGGTACTCGTCGCCATAGGACAGTTCGTCTTCGCCTTTGTTGGTACCGCGCTCGAATGGGCCGCTCGGCACCAGGCAGAACGGCATCGCCTCGACAGTCAAGACCTCGCGGCGCAGGTCGCCGAGGCGCGCCAGTGCGCGCCCGGCTTCGGCGCGCTCCTGCGCCGGGAACGACGACGCGGTCAGCGACTCCAACAGGCGCTGCGGCAGGCGCGCCAGAAAGGGTTGGCCGCCCTGCACACGTTCGTCGGCCGCCGAAACGGTGTCCTTCGCCCAATCGTCCGGCTCCACCAGCGAGACGACGTGGCTCGCCCAGAGCGTCTCGCGTCGCGCCGCATTGTTGGCCGGCGCGTCCGGGGGACAGAGATGATATGCCAGGTCACGCAGCACCCACTTCTCGGTATCGTTGCTGAACCGAAAAGCTTCGAGGCCCATGCGCGCCGCTTCGGCCCAGAAGTCGTCATCGGCCTGCGCCTTGGACCGGTAGGTGTGAATGCGTCCCGCATCGCGCGCGTCGGGAAACACCATCTGGCAGCCGGCCAGATATTCCTGAAACTGGCGGTGCGGGAAACTGTAGGTTTGCTCAAGCCGGTCCGTGCTGTCACCGTGGCCAACGAGCAGTCCCGCGAACTGATCGACATAGTCGAGGAATTCGCCCGCCAGCGTGTCGTCGACGATCGTGGACGTTTCGCGCAGGATGCGCACAATCGCGCGACCCGGCAGATCGGCGGGCGCCCGGTCGGCCTCACGGTCGCGCCGCGCAGTGCGGTCGCGCGCCTGTTGCTCGTGCGCAACGTAGGCCACCGCTCGCAAACCTTTCAGCAGCCGGTCATCCTCCTGCAAGAGCTTTTTAAGGGCATCGGAAGCCTTCCGCTGTTTGGTTTCCTGCCAGCGCTTCAACAGCACCTCGATCGCTTTGGCAAAAAGGCGCACGCGCTGCTTGGGGAGCGTCGTCTGGTCCTGATGTACAATCGCCATGATGGTCAAGAGCATCGGATTCTCGGCCAACTCGCGCAGATCGTGGTCGAGCGCGGCGTCGGCCAGATCGCGGCCCCTGGCCTCCGCCTCGGGATCGCTAAAGCGCAGAATCGGCTCGCGCGCCTGGCAGGCATACCAGAGTTGCGCGAAGCGCCTGATCTGGGCCGGGGTGAATGGGGCCAGCGTGTGCGGGCTGAAGCCGGGGAAATGCGCTTCGTCGTAGGAACGGATGCGGCAGGTAATGAGCATGCGCCGCACGTTGGCGTACGCCCCGCGCACGGCCGCCACGGTTTCCCGCACCAGCGGACGCAGTTCGCCCGCCACCTCGTCCCAGCCGTCGAATATCAACCAGACGTCGCCGGCGACCAGCAGATCGTTCAACTCATCGGCGAAACCGGGCGCGCGCAACGCGC
It includes:
- a CDS encoding SUMF1/EgtB/PvdO family nonheme iron enzyme codes for the protein MPFDLDLWKRKIADSLRSASVRTQLALRGTPVTAYGLLCGLALSPVAEAFRTGDPAQMIGAATTLGGVVGGNLLANMAQQARDASALAAAADATRDPEILTALDAMLDKLEVIAETAKLLAPDERTRFVEALRTDAQQTGVAVHIEATARAVVALQNSGIISTGDNARINQGGVFIEHLHVTYGEVRASKISQYLVQLRNQCNRLRLGPLGGREGADDDKHPLTLDRVYIDLDTTTAKEREKRAREADVQALMEREARLSALEVAAREERLVLRGAPGAGKSAFVNQLTATLAGVRLRECPLPAALSSAPLPVLTTLRRLAPTLEALDLRGLSAETRERRLVDALWDHWRAELSALRAPGFADELNDLLVAGDVWLIFDGWDEVAGELRPLVRETVAAVRGAYANVRRMLITCRIRSYDEAHFPGFSPHTLAPFTPAQIRRFAQLWYACQAREPILRFSDPEAEARGRDLADAALDHDLRELAENPMLLTIMAIVHQDQTTLPKQRVRLFAKAIEVLLKRWQETKQRKASDALKKLLQEDDRLLKGLRAVAYVAHEQQARDRTARRDREADRAPADLPGRAIVRILRETSTIVDDTLAGEFLDYVDQFAGLLVGHGDSTDRLEQTYSFPHRQFQEYLAGCQMVFPDARDAGRIHTYRSKAQADDDFWAEAARMGLEAFRFSNDTEKWVLRDLAYHLCPPDAPANNAARRETLWASHVVSLVEPDDWAKDTVSAADERVQGGQPFLARLPQRLLESLTASSFPAQERAEAGRALARLGDLRREVLTVEAMPFCLVPSGPFERGTNKGEDELSYGDEYPRRSVDIPHDYWIGRFPVTNAQYAQFCTAGGYANRAYWFEAEAAGLWRDGRAGKGWYVLDDQGKVKRDQLEWFDGPRGYGTPYDLPNHPVVGIGWYEALAFTRWLTDALALRSRGLEAALPSEEEWEKAARGGHRIPSAGAHRLVEPTALGDFTRPAMAANPQRARVYPWGNAPDANRANYSDTAIGTTSAVGCFPTGASPYGCEELSGNVWEWCLTKWQADYNNYRSDALNEIGGLETRVIRGGSFGDNQRLVRCAYRYNPLPDLNNDVLGLRVVVRAHSSRL